In Salinirussus salinus, the following proteins share a genomic window:
- a CDS encoding TVP38/TMEM64 family protein yields MNRAARRQALGVAGLAAVALLAALTLSPRALVDRLAGLTADPVAFVAVLGAVYLARPFLLWPVTALAVLVGYLYGPAVGIPVALAGTGLSNLPPFLIARRADAEAGLLAPFGAAGDRLVGAVGEVRGVLAARLLPLPGDAVSYGAGLSGISTGSFLVGTVVGEVPWATVAVLTGDSMRRLSLSSLAPSIELVAAAAGLSLLVLAGPVYSHLAGPSGRSSGGQ; encoded by the coding sequence ATGAACCGGGCAGCACGGCGACAGGCGCTGGGGGTCGCGGGGCTCGCAGCGGTCGCCCTGCTGGCTGCCCTGACGCTCTCGCCGCGGGCGCTGGTCGACCGGCTGGCCGGCCTGACCGCCGACCCCGTCGCCTTCGTCGCCGTGCTCGGCGCGGTCTACCTGGCCCGGCCGTTCCTGCTGTGGCCGGTGACGGCGCTTGCGGTCCTGGTCGGCTACCTCTACGGCCCCGCAGTCGGGATTCCGGTGGCACTCGCGGGCACGGGGCTCTCGAACCTCCCGCCCTTTCTCATCGCCCGCCGCGCGGACGCGGAGGCGGGGCTGCTCGCGCCCTTCGGGGCGGCCGGCGACCGGCTGGTCGGGGCCGTCGGGGAGGTCCGCGGCGTGCTCGCGGCCCGGCTGCTCCCGCTGCCCGGCGATGCGGTCTCCTACGGCGCCGGCCTGTCGGGGATCTCGACGGGGAGCTTTCTGGTCGGGACAGTCGTCGGCGAGGTGCCCTGGGCGACCGTCGCCGTCCTGACCGGTGACTCGATGCGCCGCCTCTCGCTGTCGTCGCTCGCGCCCTCCATAGAGCTCGTGGCCGCCGCCGCCGGCCTGTCGCTGCTCGTCCTCGCGGGGCCGGTGTACAGCCACCTCGCCGGGCCGAGCGGGCGCTCTTCGGGCGGTCAGTAG
- a CDS encoding DUF5830 family protein, with amino-acid sequence MVGGPTPAVERSDHETVELGVELLAHLEHAELDLAEAVDRVETVTTDPHLTREILDTAELRGVIDREEGIVRPRSGEYVSFEADVVAREGEFTCRRCGASISTGHFVQFEAGEHGPFGSSCIRKVTGRE; translated from the coding sequence GTGGTGGGCGGGCCAACCCCCGCCGTGGAGCGTTCCGACCACGAGACCGTCGAGCTCGGGGTGGAGCTGCTGGCCCATCTTGAACACGCCGAACTCGACCTGGCGGAGGCGGTCGACCGGGTCGAGACCGTCACGACCGACCCCCACCTCACCCGCGAGATCCTCGACACCGCCGAGCTCCGCGGGGTCATCGACCGCGAGGAGGGGATCGTCCGGCCACGGAGCGGCGAGTACGTCAGCTTCGAGGCCGACGTCGTGGCTCGCGAGGGCGAGTTCACCTGCCGGCGCTGTGGCGCGAGCATCTCGACCGGCCACTTCGTCCAGTTCGAGGCCGGGGAACACGGCCCCTTCGGCTCCTCGTGTATCAGGAAGGTGACCGGCCGGGAGTGA
- a CDS encoding rhomboid family intramembrane serine protease, producing the protein MAGRSAEPGPSVADGLAWLAGKRVTLGAVALVVAVFAVQTFVSVAYGLGGWAYIFVAGPDPSPGWVLAPFSHRGLPHLLSTLAVLVVYGALAETALSETRYFLFCLGAAYASTAAQVASYAAGAPGLGTLGASGVALGAVAYVTMRTLLGGGLLEPATEVDWVFALSGAFIVGYHLANDFLPGFTPLSGTAPYGHAAGIMVGLAVALWELGRTEGTSPRAP; encoded by the coding sequence GTGGCTGGTCGGAGTGCTGAGCCCGGCCCGTCGGTCGCCGACGGGCTCGCCTGGCTCGCCGGCAAGCGTGTGACACTCGGGGCCGTCGCGCTCGTCGTCGCGGTTTTCGCGGTTCAGACCTTCGTTAGCGTCGCCTACGGCCTCGGTGGCTGGGCGTACATCTTCGTCGCCGGGCCCGACCCCTCACCGGGGTGGGTGCTCGCACCGTTCTCCCACCGTGGTCTGCCACACCTGCTGTCGACGCTCGCTGTCCTCGTCGTCTACGGCGCCCTCGCGGAGACGGCGCTGTCCGAGACGCGGTATTTCCTGTTCTGTCTCGGGGCAGCCTACGCCTCGACGGCGGCCCAGGTGGCGAGCTACGCGGCCGGCGCGCCCGGCCTGGGGACGCTCGGAGCCAGCGGGGTCGCGCTCGGCGCGGTCGCCTACGTCACGATGCGCACGCTCCTCGGCGGCGGGCTCCTCGAGCCGGCGACGGAGGTGGACTGGGTGTTCGCGCTCTCGGGGGCCTTCATCGTCGGCTACCACCTCGCCAACGACTTCCTGCCGGGCTTTACGCCGCTGTCCGGGACGGCGCCCTACGGCCACGCGGCGGGCATCATGGTCGGGCTGGCGGTGGCGCTGTGGGAACTCGGCCGGACAGAAGGCACAAGCCCGAGGGCGCCGTGA